The genomic interval TATGCGGACGATTCAAAAAAGCAAAACCATACTTCGAAAAAGCGATTCAGGTTAAAGACGAAGCCGAGGCTAAGGAAAACCTAACTACTGTTAACAGTATACTTGAACAGTTCGCTGGAAAAGGAGTTGCTTGTACAGAAGAGTAAACTTATAAAGGAATAATAAAAAAGACAATCAAGATGATTGTCTTTTTTATTTGCACAAAATTCTATTTAACATAATATAAATTATACAACAAATAGATATGAAAAATATAAGTTGGCAATACAAAAACAAACTGTTTAGATTGACTCAAACAAGGTGAGATACCGGAGTGACAGCATCTATGCAATTCTAAGTAGGTGTCATTGGGTTGAAAGGCCAAACAAAGAACTAGCGATCAGTTGGTTAGGGCTTAAATATTCAGGTATAAATTTTATAAGTCAAATTGAATTTTTAATAAATTTTTCAAATTTTTGTAAAAATTCATCTCTATAGTATTGTCAAGTAATTGTAAATGAGTTTGTTATAAGATTTGATTAATTACACCTTATAACAAACTCATGATTTTAATAAATTATTTTTTTTATTTTTTCCTATCCTTTTTTCTTGGTCTTCCACTCTCATCTGCTAATCAGCATCTTTCCTGTGCGATTTTGTAAACCGGTTTGAAGCTGATAAATATATATTCCATTCGTCAGTCCCTGAACATCAACTTGTTGCCTGTGCTCCCCTGCTATTTGGTATTCATTGGCTAAAACTTTTAAGCTCTGCCCCTGCTTGTCAAACACGGTTAATTTAACAAAACCAGATTCTGGTAATTGGTATTGAATTGTGGTTTGAGATTGAGCCGGATTTGGAAAGTTGCTTAAGTTAGTATTGTATTCTGGTTCTAATTCTTCAATATCTCCGCTCATTTGGCGAGCAAGCAAATTATCCGAACTAGGAACAGCTGCAACAATATAATTTGTAAGTGCGCCGGCAGCCGGAGCAGCCAGGTTACCTCCTACTGTTATATTACCAGCAGGATATTCTTTAGCATACACATTCAAATAAGATGTTCCTGAATCTGTTGTATAAACTTTGTCATTCAGCTTTTGCCATCCTTGCAACCATGCTGGTAGAGTTGTCGCCCTAGGATCGTAAAGTACATAAATATATGATTTTTCTGACAGCTTAAAACTAAGGTATGAAGCCCGGATGTCGTTCTTGGTATTATTACCAGTTTGGATAAACGATGCTTTTTTCAGAAAGGAAGGTAATGAAGTTATTGTAAAATTACGATCCACATAAACAGGAACTCCGGTCCCCAGATTGGCAACAGAATAAACAGCACCGCCGGCAGTTACCGGATTGGTAATTAGTTTTGGTAGAACACGCACTTCAAACCAATCCACAGAAAATGCTTCTGCGCTGGTTTCAGTATCCACTTTCCAGCCAAAGTGGCCCAGCGTTGTGTAGGTATTATCGGTCGCTTCCAAAACCGGTTGTGTACTATATCCACTTCCACTGTTAATAAAAACCCGGATCAGGCCATTGGGGAAATGTTCTATTTTGAAGGTGTGGGATTTGGATGGATCCAAAATCAACGCCTTTTGTTTCAGTACCACCGGATAATAATCATTTCCTTCCGAGCGTCCGAGTGTTAGTCCCTGATTGTATTCAGGATTATATTTTAAAACATATCCATAATCCTGATCAGGATTTGGTTTCCCGAACAAAATACTATATTGCCGGTGATAAGAATTTTTTAATGGTAAGGCAATAGTTTCTATTAGGTAATTTCTCTGGGTGTATTTTTTGCTGGTAATCAGTATGGCTCCGGTGCCGTCATAAAAACTGTATGCCTGATTGTTTAAAATAGACCATTCCGGATAACCACGTGTTAACCAGCCTGATCCTAATTCGCTCCGGTTGAAATCATCCCGAAAAATGACCTGGGCTTTTGTGTCAAAAGCTAAGGTAACTGATATAGCAAGTAAGGTAATCTGAACATAAGTATTAAATTTTTTCATAACGTTGAGAAATTCATTTAGATAGTTAGATGTGGGTAATTATGCGATATCACAAATTTCGACACCCTGTTTCAACGATGCGATTTGATCTGTACGTTTCGGAATAAACTCCTGAGCTACAAACCCTTTAAATCCAGTTTCCACAATAGCTTTCATGATAGCCGGATAATACAATTCCTGGGTTTCATCAATTTCGTTTCTTCCAGGTACGCCACCAGTATGGTAATGCCCAATATATTTGTGGTATTTTCTGATTGTTGCAATTACATCACCTTCCATAATTTGCATGTGGTAAATGTCATAAAGCAATTTGAATTTTTCAGAACCGACCATTTCACAAAGCCCAGCACCCCATGCCGTATGATCGCACATATAATCCCTGTGATTCACTTTGCTGTTCAGAAGTTCCATTATCAACGTCACATTGTATTTTTCTGCTGATGGTATCAATCTTCTCAAACCTATTGCACAATTTCGCATTCCATCTACATCTGACATCCCGTTGCGGTTTCCGGAAAAACAAATTACCGTTGTGTAACCGGCAGCCTGTATTTTTGGAAATATTTCCTCGTAGCTTTTTACCAGTTCATCGTGGTTTGCCAGATCATTAAAGCCTTTTTCGATTCCCATTCCTGCGCCATTCGGTAATGCACAGGTAAGCCCATATTTCTTCAAAGTTGGCCAGTCTTCTGGTCCAAGCAATTCAATTGATTGTAATCCAATTTTTTTGCTTCCTGGGCAAAAGTGTCCAATGGTATTTTTCCATAACACCATTTGCAAACAGAATGATTGATTTGCCCTTTGAGTTTTGGGCCTAGCGCCTGATCGGATGCTGCGAAAATATTGGTCAGTGATAATGGCATCGCAGTGATACCCGCACCTGCCGCTATATTTTTAAGTACAGAACGTCGGTTGAATTTTGTTTTCATTTATATTTAAGTTGTTTATAATCAGGCAATATCACAAATAGTTACACCTTGTTTGAGAGAAGCAATGTCATCTTTACGGCTGGGTACGAATTCCTGTGCAACAAATCCTGTATAGCCTGTTTCAACAATAGCTTTCATGATAGCAGGATAGTATAATTCCTGGGTTTCGTCAATTTCATTTCTTCCGGGTACACCACCGGTATGATAATGCGAAATGTATTGATGATATTTTCGGATCGTTGCTATAACGTCGCCTTCCATAATCTGCATGTGGTAAATGTCATAGAGCAGCTTGAATTTTTCAGAACCAACCATTTCACATAATGCGGCACCCCAGGAGGTATGGTCACACATGTAATCTTTATGATTTATTTTGCTGTTCAGCAATTCCATCACCATTGTTACTTTGTGCTTTTCTGCAATAGGCATGAGTTTTCGTAATGCAACCGCGCAATTTCTCATTCCATCCAAATCGCTCATTCCCCTTCTGTTTCCTGAAAAACAAATGATCTGATTATAGCCCGCAGCCTGTACTTTCGGGATTATATCTTCAAAACCTTTAATCAGTTCGTCGTGATTAGCCGGATCACAGAACCCTTTGTCCAGACTCCTGGTAAGTCCTTCTCCCCAAGGCAGTGCACAGGTCAATCCGTTTTTTTTCAAAATTGGCCATTCTTCCGGTCCGCATAATTCAATAGAAGTAATTCCCATTTTTTTTGCTTCAAGCGCAAGTGTTTCAAGCGGAATTTTACTGTAACACCACCTGCAAACGGAATGATTGATTTTGCCGTTCAGTTTTGAACCCAAGGTTTTTTCCGATGCAGCAAAAACATTTGTCAGAGTTAGTGGTAAACTCATTACGCCGGCTCCGGCTGCCATATTTTTCAATACAGTTCGCCTGTTGGAGTTGCTTTTCATTGGATTGTAATTAATGTGATTGTAATAAAATCTAAAATTTCTACTGTCTGGCACTTCCCTTTGCGGCAGTTGGAAAATCTGTTGGAATGCTTTGTGTTACCTTTCCGATTGCTGCCCATTCGGTGCCTCTCTGCAGCGTAGTTATAAATCCAATACACTTTTGAGAGTAATTTTCGTGTCCCAAAGTGGTATGAAAAATTCTTCCTTTTCCATATTTTAATGTCATCAGCATAGGTTCATTACGACCAGACCCTCTTTGTTCAAGGGGGCTGTACGCTGTTGCCAGTACGTTTAAATTTTCTCCCGGCCCTCTGAGCCGGTCATATAATTCGTCTTTCTGATGCAGCCATTCTGCTGGCAAACCCTTCATAATGGGATGATTGGTATCTCTGGTTTTTACAATAAATTCGTGCTGGTTGCCATGGCTTCCTCCAATTCCTTTTGTAGTATCCTTTACTATTTCTTTTTTTCTTCACTAAAATAAACATAAGGGCCCGATTTCTCGTTTCGCCCCTCCCATCCACCAATTCCTATCATTTGATTATATGCTTTCCAGGATGGAAACGAATTATCAGCGGCATGGACAACTACAACTCCACCCCCATTTTTTACAAACTTTTCAAATGCGAGGTTGGTTGTTTCGGGCCAGGAATCACCATTGTAATTGGATAATACGACGTCATATTTAGAAAAATCAGGCTTAAATTCATCCAAGCTCTGCCCCTTTTTAGGAGTTGTCATCACATCCACCGTAAACATGCCGGTTTCTTCCAGATACCCCTTCATCATTCCTGTGCCTTCTACCATATTTCTATGATTGTTCTGGCCATCTATAATAAGCACTTTGTAAACTTTTTTTGCAGGAAAAGTTTTAGCACTTATTTTATTAACTGTTAATAATAAGGCAATTAACCCAAGTATAATGTAAGTATATGTTTTCAATTTCATGCTAAAAGATGGGGTCAATGAAAAAAAAATAGTGATGCCACCTGGATGTT from Dyadobacter sp. NIV53 carries:
- a CDS encoding T9SS type A sorting domain-containing protein, with translation MKKFNTYVQITLLAISVTLAFDTKAQVIFRDDFNRSELGSGWLTRGYPEWSILNNQAYSFYDGTGAILITSKKYTQRNYLIETIALPLKNSYHRQYSILFGKPNPDQDYGYVLKYNPEYNQGLTLGRSEGNDYYPVVLKQKALILDPSKSHTFKIEHFPNGLIRVFINSGSGYSTQPVLEATDNTYTTLGHFGWKVDTETSAEAFSVDWFEVRVLPKLITNPVTAGGAVYSVANLGTGVPVYVDRNFTITSLPSFLKKASFIQTGNNTKNDIRASYLSFKLSEKSYIYVLYDPRATTLPAWLQGWQKLNDKVYTTDSGTSYLNVYAKEYPAGNITVGGNLAAPAAGALTNYIVAAVPSSDNLLARQMSGDIEELEPEYNTNLSNFPNPAQSQTTIQYQLPESGFVKLTVFDKQGQSLKVLANEYQIAGEHRQQVDVQGLTNGIYIYQLQTGLQNRTGKMLISR
- a CDS encoding ThuA domain-containing protein — encoded protein: MKGLPAEWLHQKDELYDRLRGPGENLNVLATAYSPLEQRGSGRNEPMLMTLKYGKGRIFHTTLGHENYSQKCIGFITTLQRGTEWAAIGKVTQSIPTDFPTAAKGSARQ
- a CDS encoding ThuA domain-containing protein, which produces MKLKTYTYIILGLIALLLTVNKISAKTFPAKKVYKVLIIDGQNNHRNMVEGTGMMKGYLEETGMFTVDVMTTPKKGQSLDEFKPDFSKYDVVLSNYNGDSWPETTNLAFEKFVKNGGGVVVVHAADNSFPSWKAYNQMIGIGGWEGRNEKSGPYVYFSEEKKK
- a CDS encoding hydroxypyruvate isomerase family protein — its product is MKSNSNRRTVLKNMAAGAGVMSLPLTLTNVFAASEKTLGSKLNGKINHSVCRWCYSKIPLETLALEAKKMGITSIELCGPEEWPILKKNGLTCALPWGEGLTRSLDKGFCDPANHDELIKGFEDIIPKVQAAGYNQIICFSGNRRGMSDLDGMRNCAVALRKLMPIAEKHKVTMVMELLNSKINHKDYMCDHTSWGAALCEMVGSEKFKLLYDIYHMQIMEGDVIATIRKYHQYISHYHTGGVPGRNEIDETQELYYPAIMKAIVETGYTGFVAQEFVPSRKDDIASLKQGVTICDIA